The stretch of DNA TCATGGGAAGCCGGATACGCGGGAGCCGGTGGAAGGCCGGGCTGGGCAGTCGGGTGTGTCTGTGCAGGTGCAGCTCAGCCCCCTACctggtttgggggtgggaggggggcaccCACTCGGGGACCTACGCCTGCCTTGAAGCGGGCCAGGCCgacacagaccccatcctgggtCTGTCTTTGCTTGGTTGACTTCGTCTCGGAGTGACCTGTGGGCTGGGCCGACCCCTCGTGGCTGGCGAGTGGAGGATGTGCTGGGTGGTCCGTCACCGTGCCGGCCTTCTGCGGGGCCGCCGAGCGTCTGCCCGCCTTGCGTTCCCTCCTCCGCTTGGCTTCCTTCCGAGGAGCCCTTCTCCGTGTGCTCACGGGCCGCCGAGTGTGTCTCTGGGGAAGTTTGGATCCTTTTCCCATTTTGCTTTTCCATTAGTGAGTCATAGCGGTCCTTTTCGTGATCTGTGGACCTCGGTTCCCTCTGAGGGCTGTCTTCTCGCTTCCTCCTTGATGTCCTTTCCGGCGGAAACGTCTGTCGATGTACTTTGGCTCTCGTTGCCTGTGCTCTTGGTGCGCTGAGAAACCGTGGTGTGTGTCCTGGGAAACAGGTGAGCTCCGTGGTTTAGCTCTCACCCTGAAGGTCTTGGGTCCATTGTGGGCTCACTTGTGTGCAGCGCACGTGGCCCTCCTGCCGTCCCGGCCCCGTGTGTCACAGACGTTCCCCCCGGAGTCGTCCTGTCCCCTTGTCGAGATTCCGTCGGAAGTGAGACGGTCGGTTTGTTGCTGGGCTCTCAGGTCTGTCCTTTTGATTCATCTGTCCCGCTGCGTGTCTGCGCCGCACCGTTCTGATTCCTGTGGCTCTGTTGGACGTTCAAACCAGGAACTCCTCTGCCTCAAGATCGTTTTGGCTTATGTGGGTCCCTTGACTTTTCCTATGAAGTTTGGGATCTGTTTGTCAGTTTCTGCATGGAAGCCAAGGGGGGGCTGAGGCCTCTTCCTGGGGCTGTCCGGGCAGTGGGGCTCTGCGCTGTACGTGCTCCCAAGTGTCCTACAGGGACCCGCCAAGCCAactttgcttctcttcctccgCAGGCCTCCTCACTGGAAAGGCAGAGCCCTGGTGTGGCCTCCTGCCTCGCTCACAGCCTGTGCCCCGGGGAGCCCAGCCTGCAGACAGCGGCAGGTACCCTCcttgcccttcccctgccccgcCCGGGGCCACCAGGGCCTCTGTAGGTGTGACAGACTGCATCTCGCCCAGCTGGGCAGAGCCGGACACAGTGTGCGGGCTCCCAGAGTCCAAGGACGGGTGTGAGCCGAGCGGCTGGGACTGCCCCTCTGGTGCGTCCTCTGGTGGCGGCAGGACAGCCTAGGAGAGGACCAGAGGGCCTCCGACCTGGGGTGGCCTGCTGGCCTGGTGGGCACTTACCTTAGCCAAGGCAGGAAGATGGGGTTTTGGTGCTGGGGGGGCACTCTTCCCGGGTGCtctgcaccccccgccccccaagcgGGCCCCTGGCAGCTCCCCGTCCTCCTTTGTGTGGCCCCAGGCGGAGGGAGGAGGCCAGCCTTGGCCTTCACGTCTCCCTGGCCTGGGCGGACAGAGCCCTCGCCACTCCCTTTTGTCTGTTTCCCTTAACTGTGGCTTACTGAAGACCAGAACGGAGAGAGATGAACACATCCTGGTTCTTTTGGGAACACCAGTGGTCTGGTCACGTCTGCCGCCCGTTGGCCCGTGCCGGGGCTTGTGGCCGTGGCTCTGCTGAGCCGGAGGGAGGACGGGCGCTTGTCGGGCCTTCTGTGTGTCCCCCGCACCCTGCTGCCCCTGCGGTGGTGCGCGGGCCGTCCGTGTTCCCGGAGCTGGAGGCCCCGCCCGACGGGGAGCCGGGTCCTTCTGCGGTTTGGGCCTCGCCGCCCCGGTGCTGGTCTCTGCCCGGTCTGTGGGCTCCTCCCCGCACCGCCGTAGGGGTCTGTGGTGACGGGGACCGAGAGGCTCCCCGCACGTCCCGCACGTGTGTGTGCGGTCAGCCGGCCGTGCTCGTCCCTCCGCGGCcctgctgtccctccctcctgACCGCGTGGAGCTGACCCGAGCGCCGCACGCACACGCGCAGCCGTGCACGCGCACCTCACGCACACGCAGCCCTTCCCCTGTGCGCGTGAGCACACGAGTGCACTTGGCCGCGGGCTGCGGGGCTTGACCCGGGTGACCGCCTGGCCGCCGGCGTGTCCTCCCCGGCCGTCCCCTGGCCCGTGTGATGGTTGGGGTGCGGTTTCGAGCCGCTCACACCGGTGCCGTCTCCTCTCAGTGGTGTCCATGGGCTCTGCGGACCATCAGTTCCACCTCGTGGAGATCCTGTCCCAGAACTACGGCCTCCAGGAGCCGTGCGAGCCGGCCGCGGGAGACCCCGAGAAGCCTgagggggagctggagaaggactTCATCGCCCAGGTACTCGGCTGAGCGGGTCCCTCTGCCCGTGTGTGGGTGCGGCCTCCTGGGCCAGACCCCGTGGCTGCCTTTGGTGGAACCAGTCCCCCGGCCGTTCAGATCTCACGGCCTGTGTGTCTGTCTGGGAAGCACGAGGCGCTGTGCCCGGGGCGGAGGTCATGGGTCAGTCCAGACCGGGTCGCGCTCCTGGGGCTTTAGGGGTCTAGGCATTAAACTCACTGTTCTTTTTTGGTCTCAGAATCctctttttgttcttaaaaattcttGAGGGTTTCAGAGAGCTTCGTAAAGGTTATACAGTAAATGTCTTGTTAATGGAAATACCAGATGtttatgaaaatgagaaaagaaatcggGATGCTTGGGCGCTGCGGTTGGTGCCGTGTCTGAGTCTcgctttcggctcgggtcctgatctcagggtcctgggatcaagccccgcatcccgcttctccccctccccctgctttctctttttctctctctctcaaataaataaatctttaaaaaataaaaaataacttttctaaagtaaaaacaggctggggatgcctgggtggtgtggTCGgtgttgagcgtctgactcttggtgtcagctcaggtcctgacctcgtggtaggatcaagtcccatgtcgggctctgcactcaacggggagtctcgggattctctctctccctctctccctctcccctgtgttctcactctctgttctctctctctggagtaaatgaactattggaacttcatcaagatcaaaagcttttgcacagcaaaggaaacagtggacaaaacaaaaaaaaaccccaacagaatgcaagaggatatttgcaaatgttttatcacataaagggctagtatccaaaatctataaagaacttatcaaattcaacacccaaagaacaatcaAGAATTGTAATTCTTGTAATTTGTAAATTCttgtaaattgtaattcaatcaagaaatgggcagaggacatgaacagacatttctgcaaagatgatgtccggatggccaacagacacatggaaaagtgctccacatcactcggcgtcagggaaatacagatcaaaaccacgatgagatgccacctcacaccggtcagaatggctaaaattaaccagtcaggaaatgacagatgctggcgaggatgcggagaaaggggaaccctcctccactgttgggaatgcgagctggtgcggccgctctggaaaacggtgtggagtttcctcaagaagttaaaaatagaggacCTGGCAATCGCACTACGGGGTGTTTATCCCAGAGACTcagatgtagtgatccgaaggggcacgtgcacctgagtgttcatagcagcgaccgccacaatagccaaactgtggaaagagcagagatgctGTTCAGCGGATGAGCGGAAAAAGGAGCTGTGGTCCGTAGATACAGTGGGACACTATGCGGCCATCCAGCCCccagtcttgccatttgcgacgtgatggaactagagggtattacgcgggtgaaataagtcagtcagagaaagatggttatcatatgatctcacttgtgtggagtttaagaaacaaaacagtatcataggggaagagaggataaaataaaaatcagagagggaggcaaaccatgagcgACTCTGACTCTAGGAAATGCAccgaggggtgggggatgggttagcccagggACCGGCACCAAGGAGGCCCATGATGTGGTGGGCAGTGGGCGTCATAGGCAGTTGAGGAGTCGCTAAACTCGGTCTCTGAAACTAAAatgcactgtatattaactaaagtgaatttaaataaaacaagtactgaaaatggaataaataaataaatctttaaaaaaaaaaacaaacccgaAACAGGTTGGGGAGAGGAGTGGAaaactttctatttctgtaaatgcAGAAGCAGACGTGAGACCCCAGCTGCTGTCCTTAAGGCAGACCCGTTCATCTCTTGTCCTTTTGGTTGAAGTGTGAATCTGGCCCTTCCTAGATGAGGGGAGATAGTCACCCACCTTCTAAGACAAGGTGGGTCCACGTCTAGTAAGTGGTACGGTGGGTGCAGAGTGCTTTCTGCAGCCGTGTCCTGTGAACTTTCTGGGTGTGGTTGCGTTGGAACCCAGTGGTGGTGAACTTGGGGTGGCTTTTCCCCCGTGGGATCCTGTTCCCTCCTGCATGGTGAGAGGTCTGCCCCACAGAGGCTCTCCAGCCTGCCCTTCTTGAAAGGGCAAGCTCACGCTACAAAATCTAGGAAACCACTCGTTAGTGCCGTGCAGTGGGGGGGGCTTTAAACCACGTGGCTGTGGAGGCCAGCAATCCGCGTTCATGTCTGGCAGGGCTGTTTCTGGTGAGGGCCCTCTTGGCTTACACgtggctgccttctctctgtgtcctcacgaGGCCGAGAGCGAACACAGCACGCTGTCCGGGGTCTCTTCAAGGACCCGACCCTGCTGGATCAGAGGCACATCCTCACGTCCGATGGCACTAATTCTTCCTGCGAAGGTCTGTCTCCAGATACAGTCACATTGGGGTTAGTGGCTTAGCACGTGACTTCTCAGTTCATGGCGATGTCAGCACTGATTTCACCAGTCGGGCCCCAAGCGCTGGGAGCTTTTTATTAGCAGTAATAATACTGCGCCTTCCTAGTCTGGTGCCGCGTGTCGCTTGGTGCCACTCTGGTCCTATAACCAAGGACAGAAGTcttctcttaggaaaaaaaacaatttgaaaagtttcaaatgaatttaaaatgtttcaaaattaacCAAAAACTAAAACCAGCTATGCCATTAAGTACATCTCCTAGGTTTTCTTcagatagaattttaaaatactgattaaaatcagagaaagataaatgcgtTACTCATGtggggaatttaagaagcaaaacagatgaacctaggggaagggaaggaaaaagaaagtcagaTGAAaacaggagacaaaccatagagacGCCCAACTCCAGGAAACGGGCAGGGCTACTGGCCGGGGAGGGACAGGGCGGGTGGGGGTGAGCACTGGCTGTCCCGTGCAGCTGATGGATCTCTGACTTCTACCCCGAAACCAAGgctacactgtgtgttaactaagttgaatttaaattaaaaaaaaccaaaacctgatGAAGAAAGAATATAATTTCCAAGATAAAGGCAGAAACACTGCCGTTCTGGATCAGCTTAAACGATACTGCAGGTTTACCAAGCTCCTGGCATCAGATCCAGATTTTCCAAAATTCAAGTTTTTTGCTCAAAAGCCTGAGTTTTGCTGTTACAGCAGGCACAGGTGGTCGTCTGGAGGAGACGCCTGTGTGGGGCCAGACAGGAGGCCCGTTGCCCCCGCATCGCCCCCTTGCAGCCCGTGTGTCCTGGGAGAGCGGGGCCGCTGCCCCTGGAACCCTTGGGCACTCTGGGCTGTGGCTGGCACTCCCAAGTGCCCCCTTTCCTCACGTGGGAAAGGAGAATGGCGTTCGTGGAGCACATGAGTGAGATCTGGAGCGAGGCCCAGGGCCCCTGGGCGGAGGGGATGCCCACCTGGACTGTGGGGTGCTGCGCCCCTGGGACTCGCTTCGTCAGCCCGCGCGCAAGCCGGAGAACTGGAATAATGCTGTCCGTTCCTCGGAGCGTTGCTGCGGAGGGGCCCAGGCACCCGCTGGGATCCCTGGGCCCCCTCTTCTCCCccagcagaagcacagagagcaGGAGGCGTCAGGAACGTCCCCGTCAGTGGGGTCCTGTGAAGGTGGGAGGGGCGAGGATGTCGGGGGACTGACGGGGTCCCACGGGGGAGGACACGGTGCGGCCGGACGGCACCAGCTCAGGAGAGATGACCGTCCTTCCCAGTGGGCTTCCTGGGTCCCCGGAGCCTCACCCGTGTCCGTGCCCTGTGCTGGGCCGCAGCCTCCCTCCTTGTTCAGCTGGGCTGGGGGTGCTGGGCGGGGGGCAGGCCCGCCCTGTCTCGGTTGTGTCCGTGTGGCCGGACCACTCCCTGCTTGTACTGAGGGCTGCTTTTAACCCGTGGCTGTTGGGTTTTACCGGCTGTCCCTTTGCCGTTGGTCAGGATGTCGGTCGTGTTTCCCTTCTGATGGAGTGACGTCCCGCGTCATGCTGGCTTTGCAGACGTTGAGGCCTCCTCCGTACTGGGGTTAAGCCTGGGCCGGACCCTGTGGAGTGGGGAGGCTTGCCCTGGACCCGCCCTTTGAGGCTGGAGACCGGGGGCACAGAGCAGGGTTCTTGGGGAGCAGGCGTCTGGTCCCTGTCTCTCCACGGGGCTGGGGGTCTCTGGATGCAGCACCCGGGTCTGGCTGGGGGTGGCtgctgtgaccttgagcagccCCTCCTGACACAGCCCTGACCCCCGCAGAGCAGTGACATGCCCCTGGATGAGCTGCTCGCCCTCTACGGCTACGAGGCCTCAGACCCCGTCTCCGAGCAGGAGAGCGAGGGCAGCGACACCACCGCCAACCTCCCAGACATGACCCTGGACAAGGTGAGCGGACGGGGGCAAGGCTGGGAGGGTGGGTCAGAGCAGCCTctggcggggctgggggagggcggCGGAGAccagcgaggaggaggaggaggaggaggaggaggcggcggctcCGCTATCTGGGTCCCAACAGGGCAGGGGACAGTGGGGCGGGCTTCGTCACCGCAGGGGAAGACCACCTGCTCCGTGGGGAGAGCTGGGACTCTCGTTCCCAGGCCGCAAGGCTCGCAGGGGCCCCTCGCTGGTGCCCGGTGCCCGGCCTCTCCGTCGGCGAGAGGGAGGGATGGCCCAGGCACGCGGGTGTCCGGAGTGGGCCTGTGGTGTCGGTCACCGTGTTTGCGCCTTTACTTGCTGGGACTGTTCTCTGGAGACTGTGGAAACAAACCACAAACGGGTTTTCTGCTTTCTTGTTAAAAGGAACAGATAGCGAAGGATTTGCTTTcgggggaagaagaggaagagacacagtCATCGGCCGATGACCTGACCCCGTCTGTGACCTCCCATGAGGCCTCCGACCTTTTTCCCAGCCAGAGTGGATGTAGGtgtctctctgccctgcccttgGCCAGGCGGGGCTCCGGGGCTGCAGGCGGGAGGGGGCCCTGAGCTGGGCACGTGTGCCCAGACGCTTTGGACCCTGAGGGCACCCTGACCTCAGTCGGAGCTCCCTGGGGCTTGCTGCCTTCCCCATGACCTGCGGTCGCTgacctgaggagggagcaggttgGTTCCTGAAACTGCAAGTCTGTCGGATCCGGGGCAGCGCCTGGACACCGTCCTCCCCCTGGCCCTGGCCGCCGGGGCCGCCCGCGTGGCTGGCCGCGGAAGGTGCCGTGGCTCGGGACACGGCAGGGTGGTCACCGCCACGGGGCAGGCCTCCTGGGTCCCCAGTCCGTGCCCGTTGCACAGTCCTGTCTGGCCAGGGGTGGGCCGTGCTCCGTCTCAGGAAGGGTACAGAGCAGGGGTCGGGGGACGGAGAGTCggtggggaggtagggagatGCCCCAGGGCCCGCTAGCCTGGGTGGGCCACCCAGGGCCACGGCGCAGCTCAGCCGCTCTCCTCtcctggaagcctgcttcctgggCAATGCAGACGAAGAGCGTGGCTCGTCTACGTCGTCCGACGCGGAGGAGGACGCCCTTCCTGCCAACAAGTGTAAGAAGGTGAGTGGCTCTGACCCCCCGCTGCGCTGGGGACCGGGGACTTGCGCGGCAGCGGTGGCCCTGTGCTGCGGCCCGAGCTCCCGTCTTTCGGCCTTTGGGCTGGACCTCAGCAAACTGGGGCCCTGCGGCCTCGCCCTCCCTTGCCCCGAGACTGGCCGTACCGGATAGACACTGTCACACCCatgctctcctctgcctctcgtgctcaggaccccaggactggTCTGTGGCCAGATGGCACAGGGGAGCCCTGGGCTCTGGTGGCCACCCTGGGGCCCCCGTCAGCCCAGACCGTCTCGGGTCTTTGCCTTCACAGGAGATCATGGTTGGGCCTCAGTTCCAAGCCGACCTCAGCGGCCTGCAGTTGGACCGCCATGGTGAGAAGTGTAAGTGGGGCCTGGTGGTTGTGGGAGACGGGGAGGGGGAGACACGAGAGCCCCATCAGCCGGGAAGGGACTGGCCGCCCGCCTCCTGGAGCACGTCCCAGTCCTTGGAGGGAATCTGAGGGGCGGGAGGACCTGGCGgcgtcccctccctgctccctgcccctcagcTCAGCTGTGTGGTCCTGCCGCACCCCAGGCCGCCGTCCTCGGCTCCCCTTGCCCCCGGCTCCGTCCACCCCGTCCTGCCCAGGCCCCCGTCCTCGGCTCTGCGGGCGTGCTCACCTTTCCCCGCTCGGGTCTTGCCGTGTCTGGGCCTCGTCCGAGGTGTCCTTCAGAGACAGGTGTCCCCCTGCCGTGTGCTGTCCTTAGGGTGCTCTGCATCCCCAACCCGATGTCCCCACTGGAACGGGGAGCGAGGCCTGTTGTCCTTTGAGACAGGTGCTGCCGTGTTTGCTTACCGGCGAAGGAAAGGGGAGCGAGGTCACCTGGCTGCCGAGCCGAGTCTTGTTTTCCCGGCCCCACAGGCCCTTCGGTTTGGGGCCGGCACCCCGGGCTCGGGAGTCTCCCAGGATGATTCAGCCTCTGAGACTGGCAGTGAGGGGGGCAGGTGGAGGAGACAAGGCCTCTCAGCAGAGACACGGAGGCCCCGGGCTGGAAGCCGGGACGTGGTCTCGGCGGCATGTGCTTGCTGCGCCGTAAgcggtggtggggggaggcaggacgGTGCCGGTCAGCTGGGTTGTGGGACCGTGGGGTGAGTCTCAGTGAATTGAGGAC from Neovison vison isolate M4711 chromosome 6, ASM_NN_V1, whole genome shotgun sequence encodes:
- the MIER2 gene encoding mesoderm induction early response protein 2 isoform X2 — its product is MYFGSRCLCSWCAEKPWCVSWETGELRGLALTLKVLGPLWAHLCAAHVALLPSRPRVSQTFPPESSCPLVEIPSEVRRSVCCWALRSVLLIHLSRCVSAPHRSDSCGSVGRSNQELLCLKIVLAYASSLERQSPGVASCLAHSLCPGEPSLQTAAVVSMGSADHQFHLVEILSQNYGLQEPCEPAAGDPEKPEGELEKDFIAQSSDMPLDELLALYGYEASDPVSEQESEGSDTTANLPDMTLDKEQIAKDLLSGEEEEETQSSADDLTPSVTSHEASDLFPSQSGSCFLGNADEERGSSTSSDAEEDALPANKCKKEIMVGPQFQADLSGLQLDRHGEKFYENDDQLLWDPNVLPEREVEEFLYRAVKRRWHEMAGSQRPEGEAVKDSEQALYELVKCNFNAEEALRRLRFNVKVIRDGCCAWSEEESRNFEHGFRVHGKNFHLIQANKVRTRSVGECVEYYYLWKKSERYDYFSQQTRLGRRKYGPSGATDAEQDLDSSDPDGTGRPRSSPPLPPAADGLGSEQDPLARMHTELLGVDSVASSVGEPGESSDSLPPSDPGPCAFQQLDAPPAVPLPRRPPGLVEPALCPPATAPPEPGSSPRLAVDLALPGALPEELPLIASRVDVNGEAEEVVAPAQVALSVTEFGLIGIGDVNPFLAAHPACPGPGLHSDPLSQ